A window of Zingiber officinale cultivar Zhangliang chromosome 5A, Zo_v1.1, whole genome shotgun sequence contains these coding sequences:
- the LOC121982776 gene encoding uncharacterized protein At2g29880-like, whose product MTFLIRDPETKKVTDPEEIWKDYFKSHPKDEHYRTDTFEDYEYLRIAVGNGTATRKYSMGLGYDTDARTLEVEGNRSTTVLDDYVFDHNTSEFVQSDRQKLSDEPSFFKESAPPLPSQPISLEVNPTTKK is encoded by the exons ATGACTTTTCTTATACGAG ATCCTGAGACGAAGAAAGTCACGGATCCTGAAGAAATATGGAAGGATTATTTTAAG TCTCACCCGAAAGATGAACATTATCGGACAGATACATTTGAGGATTATGAATATCTGAGAATTGCAGTTGGAAATGGAACTGCTACAAGAAAATACTCTATGGGACTAGGATATGACACTGATGCAAGAACATTAGAGGTGGAAGGAAATCGAAGTACTACTGTGTTAGATGATTACGTGTTTGATCACAATACTAGTGAATTCGTGCAAAGTGATAGACAAAAATTGTCAGATGAGCCTTCATTTTTCAAGGAGTCTGCTCCACCATTACCATCTCAACCCATAAGTTTGGAAGTTAATCCAACCACTAAAAAATGA